The Actinoplanes sp. N902-109 genomic interval CTGGGGTGCGACGAACGGCTACGCGCTGATGGTCGGCGGGGACGCCGAGAACGTCGCCAAGGCGCAGCCGATCTTCGACGCGCTCAAGCCGGCCGGTGAGTTCGGCTTCGCGCACGCCGGCAAGGTTGGCAGCGGCCACTACTCGAAGATGATCCACAACGGCATCGAGTACGGCCTGATGCACGCCTACGCCGAGGGCTACGAGATCCTCAAGGCGTCGGAGCTGGTCGAGAACGTGCCGGCCGTGATCAAGAGCTGGCGTGAGGGCTCGGTCGTCAAGTCCTGGCTGCTCGACCTGCTCGACCGGGCCCTGGACGAGGACCCCGAGCTGGCCAACCTGCGCGGCTACGCGGAGGACACCGGCGAGGGCCGCTGGACCGTCGACGAGGCCGTGCGGCTCGCGGTGCCGGCCAACGTCATCGCGGCGTCGCTGTTCGCCCGGTTCCAGTCGCGCCAGGAGGACTCGCCGGCCATGAAGGCGGTCGCGGCGCTGCGCAACCAGTTCGGCGGCCACGCCGTCAAGCGCTGATCCATGTACGTGCGCCGGGTCGAGCTCACCGACTTCCGTTCGTACGAGCGGGTCGCCGTTGATCT includes:
- the gnd gene encoding phosphogluconate dehydrogenase (NAD(+)-dependent, decarboxylating); translation: MQLGLIGLGRMGGNMRDRLRAAGHEVVGYDHHPEVSDVANLAELVEKLAAPRVIWTMVPAGKITEDTINELADLLSDGDVIIDGGNSKFTDDGPRAERLATKGIGYLDCGVSGGIWGATNGYALMVGGDAENVAKAQPIFDALKPAGEFGFAHAGKVGSGHYSKMIHNGIEYGLMHAYAEGYEILKASELVENVPAVIKSWREGSVVKSWLLDLLDRALDEDPELANLRGYAEDTGEGRWTVDEAVRLAVPANVIAASLFARFQSRQEDSPAMKAVAALRNQFGGHAVKR